One Brassica oleracea var. oleracea cultivar TO1000 chromosome C7, BOL, whole genome shotgun sequence genomic window carries:
- the LOC106306634 gene encoding glycine-rich cell wall structural protein 1.8-like isoform X2 has product MVSLKALSTVFFLLVGVGICYATSRNLLTYGEIPSGHGGGGGEGYGVIGGGYGGGSGEGGGGGYGGVEGYAGGGGGGHGGGGGGASSSGGYASGGGEGGGGGYGGATGGYGGHAGGGGHGGGGGGASSSGGYASGGGEGGGGGYGGAAGGYGGHAGGGGHGGGGGGASSSGGYASGGGEGGGGGYGGAAGGYGGHAGGGGGSGGGGGAAYGGGGDHASGYGSGGGEGAGGVIGGHAGGGGGGSGGGGGSAYGGGGEHASGYGSGAGEGGGVGGGEYGGAAGGGGGHGGGGGSASGGSYVGSSYGGGEGGGAGGGSVAGGYGGGGGGGSGGGGAYSRGGAHGGGYGSGGGEGGGYGGEAGGYGSGGGGGSGGGGSQYGGAYGGGGSGGGHGGGGYAP; this is encoded by the exons ATGGTTTCTCTCAAAGCTCTCTCAACTGTCTTTTTTCTTTTAGTCGGCGTTGGCATTTGCTACGCCACTAGCCGGAATCTCTTAACATACGGCGAAATTCCGTCTGGTCATGGTGGTGGAGGTGGTGAAGGCTATGGAGTGATTGGTGGTGGTTATGGTGGCGGTAGTGGAGAGGGTGGTGGTGGTGGATATGGAGGAGTTGAAGGGTATGCCGGTGGTGGTGGTGGTGGTCATGGTGGAGGAGGTG GTGGAGCTTCTTCTTCCGGTGGATACGCTAGTGGAGGTGGAGAAGGAGGTGGTGGCGGTTACGGTGGAGCAACTGGTGGATATGGTGGTCATGCTGGTGGTGGTGGTCATGGTGGAGGCGGTGGTGGAGCTTCTTCTTCCGGTGGGTATGCTAGCGGAGGAGGAGAAGGTGGAGGTGGTGGTTACGGTGGAGCAGCTGGTGGTTATGGTGGACATGCTGGTGGTGGTGGTCATGGTGGAGGCGGTGGTGGAGCTTCTTCTTCCGGTGGGTATGCTAGCGGAGGAGGAGAAGGTGGAGGTGGTGGTTACGGTGGAGCAGCTGGTGGTTATGGTGGACATGCTGGTGGCGGTGGAGGTAGTGGTGGTGGTGGAGGAGCTGCTTACGGTGGTGGAGGAGATCATGCTAGCGGTTATGGAAGTGGTGGTGGTGAAGGAGCTGGTGGTGTAATTGGTGGTCATGCTGGTGGGGGAGGTGGTGGAAGCGGAGGCGGTGGAGGATCAGCTTACGGTGGTGGAGGTGAGCATGCTAGTGGTTACGGAAGTGGAGCTGGTGAAGGTGGCGGCGTGGGTGGAGGTGAGTATGGAGGTGCTGCTGGAGGTGGAGGTGGTCATGGAGGTGGAGGAGGATCAGCAAGTGGAGGGTCTTATGTTGGTAGTTCTTATGGAGGCGGCGAAGGAGGAGGAGCCGGAGGTGGGTCAGTAGCCGGAGGCTATGGAGGTGGTGGTGGTGGAGGAAGTGGCGGAGGAGGAGCTTACAGCAGAGGTGGAGCTCATGGGGGTGGTTATGGAAGTGGTGGTGGTGAAGGAGGTGGTTATGGTGGTGAAGCAGGAGGATATGGCAGTGGTGGTGGAGGAGGTTCAGGTGGAGGCGGCAGCCAATATGGTGGTGCTTACGGTGGTGGTGGTTCAGGCGGTGGACACGGGGGTGGTGGCTATGCTCCATGA
- the LOC106306634 gene encoding glycine-rich cell wall structural protein 1.8-like isoform X1 produces MVSLKALSTVFFLLVGVGICYATSRNLLTYGEIPSGHGGGGGEGYGVIGGGYGGGSGEGGGGGYGGVEGYAGGGGGGHGGGGGGASSSGGYASGGGEGGGGGYGGATGGYGGHAGGGGHGGGGGGASSSGGYASGGGEGGGGGYGGATGGYGGHAGGGGHGGGGGGASSSGGYASGGGEGGGGGYGGAAGGYGGHAGGGGHGGGGGGASSSGGYASGGGEGGGGGYGGAAGGYGGHAGGGGGSGGGGGAAYGGGGDHASGYGSGGGEGAGGVIGGHAGGGGGGSGGGGGSAYGGGGEHASGYGSGAGEGGGVGGGEYGGAAGGGGGHGGGGGSASGGSYVGSSYGGGEGGGAGGGSVAGGYGGGGGGGSGGGGAYSRGGAHGGGYGSGGGEGGGYGGEAGGYGSGGGGGSGGGGSQYGGAYGGGGSGGGHGGGGYAP; encoded by the coding sequence ATGGTTTCTCTCAAAGCTCTCTCAACTGTCTTTTTTCTTTTAGTCGGCGTTGGCATTTGCTACGCCACTAGCCGGAATCTCTTAACATACGGCGAAATTCCGTCTGGTCATGGTGGTGGAGGTGGTGAAGGCTATGGAGTGATTGGTGGTGGTTATGGTGGCGGTAGTGGAGAGGGTGGTGGTGGTGGATATGGAGGAGTTGAAGGGTATGCCGGTGGTGGTGGTGGTGGTCATGGTGGAGGAGGTGGTGGAGCTTCTTCTTCCGGTGGATACGCTAGTGGAGGTGGAGAAGGAGGTGGTGGCGGTTACGGTGGAGCAACTGGTGGATATGGTGGTCATGCTGGTGGTGGTGGTCATGGTGGAGGCGGTGGTGGAGCTTCTTCTTCCGGTGGATACGCTAGTGGAGGTGGAGAAGGAGGTGGTGGCGGTTACGGTGGAGCAACTGGTGGATATGGTGGTCATGCTGGTGGTGGTGGTCATGGTGGAGGCGGTGGTGGAGCTTCTTCTTCCGGTGGGTATGCTAGCGGAGGAGGAGAAGGTGGAGGTGGTGGTTACGGTGGAGCAGCTGGTGGTTATGGTGGACATGCTGGTGGTGGTGGTCATGGTGGAGGCGGTGGTGGAGCTTCTTCTTCCGGTGGGTATGCTAGCGGAGGAGGAGAAGGTGGAGGTGGTGGTTACGGTGGAGCAGCTGGTGGTTATGGTGGACATGCTGGTGGCGGTGGAGGTAGTGGTGGTGGTGGAGGAGCTGCTTACGGTGGTGGAGGAGATCATGCTAGCGGTTATGGAAGTGGTGGTGGTGAAGGAGCTGGTGGTGTAATTGGTGGTCATGCTGGTGGGGGAGGTGGTGGAAGCGGAGGCGGTGGAGGATCAGCTTACGGTGGTGGAGGTGAGCATGCTAGTGGTTACGGAAGTGGAGCTGGTGAAGGTGGCGGCGTGGGTGGAGGTGAGTATGGAGGTGCTGCTGGAGGTGGAGGTGGTCATGGAGGTGGAGGAGGATCAGCAAGTGGAGGGTCTTATGTTGGTAGTTCTTATGGAGGCGGCGAAGGAGGAGGAGCCGGAGGTGGGTCAGTAGCCGGAGGCTATGGAGGTGGTGGTGGTGGAGGAAGTGGCGGAGGAGGAGCTTACAGCAGAGGTGGAGCTCATGGGGGTGGTTATGGAAGTGGTGGTGGTGAAGGAGGTGGTTATGGTGGTGAAGCAGGAGGATATGGCAGTGGTGGTGGAGGAGGTTCAGGTGGAGGCGGCAGCCAATATGGTGGTGCTTACGGTGGTGGTGGTTCAGGCGGTGGACACGGGGGTGGTGGCTATGCTCCATGA